In Stomatohabitans albus, one genomic interval encodes:
- a CDS encoding TetR family transcriptional regulator produces the protein MMAWDTNATKERIIAAAVDEFATHGPDGTTIERIAKQAGINKERIYAYFGPKRTLFDTVLHQELAKVAQAIPIDSFATEDIAAYAGNVYDYHLAHPELGRLLQWEALSYAGEVPNEAVRRAHYARKVHAVILGQESGAITSTIDAESITFLVLAIAGYWSCLPQVVRMIESEDAGDAHDIRRTAVIEAVTRLVSPDLHARSASYDR, from the coding sequence ATGATGGCCTGGGACACGAATGCAACCAAAGAACGCATCATTGCTGCTGCCGTAGATGAGTTCGCAACCCATGGCCCCGATGGCACCACCATCGAACGCATCGCTAAACAGGCTGGCATCAACAAGGAACGGATTTATGCCTATTTTGGGCCAAAACGAACGCTCTTTGATACGGTCTTGCACCAAGAACTCGCCAAAGTTGCCCAAGCGATTCCTATTGACTCATTTGCTACTGAAGACATTGCGGCGTACGCCGGTAACGTCTATGACTACCATCTGGCTCACCCTGAACTTGGCCGACTCTTGCAATGGGAAGCGCTGAGTTATGCCGGCGAGGTACCAAATGAGGCGGTTCGTCGTGCCCACTACGCCCGCAAAGTACACGCGGTCATCCTTGGCCAGGAGTCTGGAGCCATCACCTCAACCATTGACGCTGAATCAATCACGTTTCTGGTGCTTGCCATTGCAGGCTACTGGTCGTGCCTCCCCCAAGTGGTGCGCATGATTGAATCAGAAGACGCTGGTGATGCGCATGATATTCGTCGTACAGCCGTGATTGAGGCCGTGACTCGTCTTGTGAGTCCGGATCTCCACGCTCGGTCGGCATCATATGATCGCTAG
- a CDS encoding MFS transporter produces the protein MPDHPEQHTSYSHSSAIAMPYPAGVGSVALLVGTSLAVLCQLYAAIALMLPVGADFHGDAALALSTMFTFSYATGFLIWGPIAGRYGRKRVMLIGLSVLVVATAVCAIAPSLPVLGVMRALQGFAASSFPPVALTYVSEAVHPERRQGAIGAMSTGFLVAGILGQVIAQVVSQTVGWPWMFLGSAIVLVACAIVIGVVIQETHQQGHSGSLVDQFAAIGRLCMTRKMVFLCGANITTLFVFVAMYTALGSHLTTLGYSNDTVLLIRAIGLPGMFFALAHGVAVRWLGGLIAVARAGLLLAATGIVLMAIWSDSLLGIAVASTIVVIGVAINIPSMIGLFIEASASQRSAGMAINGVVIFTGASLGPILATTGMSFGVLMIVLAVILGVGALSVSVTARHMTT, from the coding sequence ATGCCAGACCATCCCGAACAGCACACCAGCTACAGCCATTCGAGTGCAATTGCCATGCCGTACCCAGCAGGAGTTGGGTCGGTGGCGCTATTAGTGGGCACGTCCTTGGCCGTGTTATGCCAGCTCTATGCGGCAATAGCCCTCATGCTGCCAGTTGGTGCTGACTTTCACGGTGATGCGGCGTTGGCTCTTTCCACCATGTTCACATTCAGTTATGCCACCGGGTTTCTTATCTGGGGGCCGATAGCTGGCCGGTATGGACGAAAGCGAGTCATGTTGATCGGGCTGAGTGTTTTGGTTGTTGCTACCGCCGTGTGTGCTATTGCTCCCTCGCTTCCGGTGTTAGGGGTGATGCGTGCGCTACAAGGGTTTGCAGCCTCCAGCTTCCCACCTGTGGCCTTAACCTATGTCAGTGAAGCGGTCCATCCTGAGCGGCGACAAGGCGCTATTGGAGCGATGTCGACAGGCTTCTTGGTGGCCGGCATTTTGGGGCAAGTCATCGCGCAGGTTGTTTCTCAAACCGTGGGATGGCCGTGGATGTTTCTCGGGAGTGCGATTGTATTGGTTGCCTGTGCCATCGTGATCGGGGTGGTCATTCAAGAAACGCACCAACAAGGTCATTCAGGGAGTCTGGTCGATCAATTTGCTGCCATTGGGCGGTTGTGTATGACGCGGAAAATGGTGTTTCTCTGTGGGGCCAATATCACAACACTCTTTGTCTTTGTTGCCATGTACACCGCATTGGGAAGCCACCTCACAACGTTGGGTTATAGCAATGACACCGTGTTGCTGATTCGTGCCATTGGGCTGCCAGGTATGTTCTTTGCCCTTGCGCACGGTGTGGCAGTGCGTTGGCTTGGTGGGCTGATCGCCGTCGCCCGCGCTGGGTTGTTGCTGGCCGCAACGGGGATCGTACTCATGGCGATATGGTCGGATTCACTCCTTGGCATTGCCGTTGCGAGCACGATTGTGGTCATCGGTGTAGCGATCAATATCCCTTCCATGATTGGTCTGTTTATCGAAGCGTCAGCCTCTCAACGGTCTGCAGGTATGGCGATCAATGGTGTGGTGATCTTTACCGGTGCAAGCTTAGGCCCAATACTGGCAACGACTGGAATGAGCTTTGGTGTTTTGATGATTGTGTTAGCTGTCATACTGGGAGTTGGTGCATTAAGTGTTTCGGTTACGGCGCGCCACATGACCACATGA
- a CDS encoding hydrolase, whose protein sequence is MSHHSSGPKTEPEPIRDPQNDHLLTPQNCAILLIDYQETQFQALGSTTPEEVNLGAITLAKLATAYKVPTILSTVGVDLGVNKATVPEIKNELPGIEEIDRTGVNSWEDADFRAAVEATGRKKIVIAGLWTEVCVAFPTLDMLKEGYEVYPVVDAIGGVSQAAHDSAITRMVQAGAQPTTSIAFGSELMRNWAREDSDLFRTILMDYFERKRKIS, encoded by the coding sequence ATGTCTCACCATTCTTCAGGTCCTAAAACTGAGCCAGAACCCATTCGTGATCCTCAAAACGATCACCTGCTTACACCACAAAACTGCGCCATTTTGTTAATTGACTATCAAGAAACCCAATTTCAAGCGCTTGGCTCAACAACTCCGGAGGAAGTCAACCTCGGTGCTATCACGCTCGCCAAGTTGGCAACGGCGTATAAGGTGCCAACCATCTTGTCCACTGTGGGTGTTGACCTTGGTGTGAATAAGGCAACGGTGCCAGAGATTAAGAACGAATTACCTGGTATTGAGGAGATTGACCGCACCGGTGTCAACTCGTGGGAGGATGCTGATTTTCGGGCTGCGGTTGAGGCAACCGGTCGTAAGAAAATCGTTATTGCTGGCTTGTGGACTGAAGTCTGCGTAGCCTTCCCAACCCTAGATATGCTGAAAGAAGGGTATGAGGTGTACCCAGTCGTTGATGCTATCGGTGGGGTGTCTCAAGCGGCGCACGATTCGGCCATCACCCGTATGGTGCAAGCTGGTGCACAGCCCACCACCTCGATTGCTTTTGGGTCTGAACTTATGAGGAACTGGGCGCGGGAGGATTCCGATCTATTCCGTACGATCCTCATGGATTACTTCGAGCGCAAGCGCAAGATCAGCTAG
- a CDS encoding DUF5996 family protein encodes MSTTANPSAWPSLRVDDWTDTRNTLHMWVQIVGKIRMQYAPLLNHWWQVTFYITPVGMTTSSIPYAGDTFDIEFNFIEHELLFRRSNGKHTSFALEEMTTAEFYAKVKAAMDAIEVPMDIILTPNEVDPAIPFDEDTTHKTYDKEAVTAFWRQLSKAHIAMEEFRSHFIGKVSPVHFFWGSFDMAVTRFEGTIAPRHPGGVPNCGDWVMVEGYSHKLSSCGFWPGGGEEGAFYSYTYPVPDGFSEQKIEPAEAFYSEEFQQFLLPYEAVRQSDNPEEKVRQFFNSTYAVAADLGNWDRKALESTPDRLERYQEGAAPAECILG; translated from the coding sequence ATGAGTACTACCGCAAATCCCAGTGCATGGCCGTCACTTCGTGTCGATGATTGGACCGACACCCGCAACACCTTACATATGTGGGTTCAAATCGTAGGCAAGATTCGTATGCAGTACGCCCCATTACTAAACCACTGGTGGCAAGTCACGTTTTACATCACCCCAGTCGGGATGACGACCTCATCCATCCCGTACGCCGGTGACACGTTCGACATTGAGTTCAACTTTATTGAGCACGAGCTGTTGTTCCGTCGCAGCAACGGGAAACACACCTCCTTTGCGCTCGAAGAAATGACCACCGCGGAGTTCTATGCCAAGGTGAAAGCGGCAATGGACGCGATTGAGGTCCCCATGGACATCATCCTCACCCCCAATGAGGTTGATCCCGCCATTCCCTTTGACGAGGACACCACCCACAAGACCTACGATAAAGAAGCGGTAACCGCCTTCTGGCGTCAACTATCCAAAGCCCACATTGCCATGGAAGAGTTCCGCTCCCATTTCATTGGCAAGGTCAGCCCAGTGCACTTCTTCTGGGGCTCCTTTGATATGGCCGTCACTCGCTTTGAGGGCACCATCGCCCCACGTCACCCCGGTGGGGTTCCCAACTGTGGCGACTGGGTCATGGTCGAAGGCTACTCCCACAAGCTCAGTAGCTGTGGGTTCTGGCCAGGCGGTGGGGAAGAAGGGGCGTTCTACTCCTACACCTATCCTGTTCCCGACGGGTTCTCAGAACAGAAGATTGAACCAGCCGAAGCCTTCTACAGCGAAGAGTTCCAGCAGTTCTTGCTGCCTTATGAAGCGGTACGCCAGTCCGACAACCCCGAAGAAAAGGTGCGTCAATTCTTCAATAGCACCTACGCCGTCGCCGCTGACCTGGGCAACTGGGACCGCAAAGCGCTTGAATCAACCCCGGACCGCTTGGAACGGTACCAAGAAGGTGCTGCACCTGCGGAATGCATCCTAGGGTAA
- a CDS encoding rhodanese-like domain-containing protein encodes MALFKPVTNLLFVGMVAGLMLAGCASDPTPSTTEAPSTSMPTASVSSTDQTDIGTLIDVRTPEEFSEGHLDGAINLDVSAFSFADEIAKLNKDDTYTVYCRSGNRSAQAVKQMNQAGFTHVVDAGGYDEAKMHLGLETVTD; translated from the coding sequence ATGGCCCTATTCAAACCTGTCACCAATCTGTTGTTTGTCGGTATGGTTGCCGGCCTCATGTTGGCTGGATGTGCCAGTGATCCAACCCCAAGTACAACGGAGGCGCCGAGTACGTCGATGCCAACCGCATCCGTGTCCTCCACGGACCAAACTGACATTGGCACCCTCATTGATGTGCGAACACCCGAAGAGTTCAGCGAAGGCCACCTTGATGGTGCCATCAACCTTGACGTCAGTGCGTTTAGCTTTGCCGATGAAATCGCAAAACTGAACAAAGATGACACCTACACGGTCTACTGCCGTTCAGGCAACCGCTCCGCCCAAGCCGTGAAACAAATGAACCAAGCTGGGTTTACCCACGTCGTTGACGCCGGTGGCTACGACGAAGCCAAAATGCACCTGGGGTTAGAGACGGTCACCGACTAG
- the rsfS gene encoding ribosome silencing factor, whose product MNQIETAAQAALDRKATDVVRLDVGDIIGITDHFLVFTTKNDRQLDAASEEIEYQLREQHGRKPLAREGSAATGWMVTDYGDYVVHGFLTDTRDLYALDRLWSDAPSHKWDDGEPVTDADGVTIG is encoded by the coding sequence TTGAACCAGATAGAAACCGCTGCTCAGGCAGCACTTGATCGGAAAGCGACTGATGTGGTTCGCCTTGATGTGGGCGACATCATCGGGATTACCGATCACTTCTTGGTGTTCACCACCAAGAACGACCGCCAGCTTGATGCGGCGAGTGAAGAAATTGAGTACCAGTTACGTGAGCAGCACGGACGCAAGCCCCTTGCCCGTGAGGGGAGTGCTGCGACCGGGTGGATGGTGACTGACTACGGGGATTATGTGGTGCACGGGTTCTTAACCGATACCCGTGACCTCTACGCCCTCGACCGGCTCTGGTCCGACGCACCCAGCCACAAGTGGGATGATGGTGAACCAGTTACCGATGCCGACGGAGTGACCATCGGTTAG
- a CDS encoding type II restriction enzyme, translated as MTNKLKTLNDKAWEKIFDKYSIIGSIRERGIYEISAKEIGEFREARLMTKFDHRSNLPTLFKRNHLSILPITRGSYIIADFEAYHDFEPPENKTNTVSIPSFIHSIDFNSITSEATAINVAYLSGILADFIEEEMLWPTVNGRMSSGKFDYIICGKKTSNIRNISVENSQIEIDGGYEGYNSLTLIEAKNSLSDNFLVRQLYYPYRLWQSKLQKSVKPIFLTYSNGVFSLYEYVFKEVKNYNSLVLVKQRNYSLEQERIKLEDIISIADRVLVANEPKDIPFPQADSFRRIINICELLNKDISLSREHITYKYDFDVRQTNYYTSACVYLGLIDKEYDRNAGVRYHLTSRGKSILGLSIKYRNLRFVESILEKRVFNKVFRMYLLYSELPSTSKIVEIMKEVQIYGVEADSTYSRRASTVVSWINWILDLTN; from the coding sequence ATGACTAATAAATTGAAAACCTTAAATGATAAAGCTTGGGAAAAGATATTTGATAAGTATAGTATTATTGGGTCTATTCGGGAAAGGGGTATTTATGAAATTTCAGCAAAAGAGATAGGAGAGTTTAGGGAGGCAAGGCTAATGACTAAATTTGATCATAGAAGCAATTTGCCTACTTTATTCAAAAGAAATCATTTATCTATATTACCTATTACACGTGGTAGCTATATTATTGCTGATTTTGAGGCTTATCATGACTTTGAGCCGCCTGAAAATAAAACTAATACAGTATCTATACCTAGTTTTATCCATAGTATAGACTTTAATAGTATAACTAGCGAGGCAACTGCAATAAATGTTGCCTACTTGTCAGGTATTTTGGCAGATTTTATTGAGGAAGAAATGTTGTGGCCTACTGTTAATGGTAGGATGAGTTCTGGAAAATTTGATTATATTATATGTGGAAAGAAGACTAGTAATATACGAAATATTTCTGTTGAGAATTCTCAGATAGAAATTGATGGGGGATATGAAGGGTATAATTCTCTTACTCTAATTGAAGCAAAGAATTCTCTTTCTGATAACTTCTTGGTAAGGCAGTTGTATTATCCTTATAGGTTGTGGCAAAGTAAATTGCAGAAATCTGTTAAACCAATATTTTTAACTTATTCAAATGGTGTATTCAGTCTCTATGAGTATGTATTTAAAGAAGTAAAAAATTATAACTCTCTAGTATTGGTTAAACAAAGAAACTATTCACTCGAGCAGGAAAGAATTAAATTAGAAGATATCATTTCGATAGCTGATAGGGTTCTAGTAGCAAACGAACCTAAAGACATTCCATTTCCACAAGCTGATAGTTTTAGAAGAATAATTAATATCTGTGAATTATTAAATAAAGATATTTCATTATCTCGAGAGCATATTACATATAAATATGATTTTGATGTGAGGCAAACTAATTACTATACTAGTGCATGTGTTTATTTAGGATTAATTGACAAGGAATATGATCGAAATGCAGGTGTAAGATATCATTTAACAAGTAGGGGTAAGTCGATTTTGGGGTTAAGTATTAAGTATAGAAATCTAAGATTTGTTGAATCTATATTGGAAAAGCGAGTGTTTAATAAGGTATTTAGAATGTACCTATTATATTCAGAGCTTCCATCTACAAGTAAAATAGTGGAGATTATGAAGGAAGTACAAATTTATGGTGTTGAGGCTGATTCCACGTATAGCCGTAGGGCCTCAACAGTAGTATCATGGATCAATTGGATATTAGATTTGACAAACTAA
- a CDS encoding DNA adenine methylase: MKKNKSVSPIVKWVGGKRQLLPKIKNYIPLEIATFYEPFLGGGAVLFDIQPCNAVVSDINSELINLYKVVKDDVESLIEDLSKHKNDSSYFYEIRSLDRDKNTYKKLSNIERASRIYYLNKTCYNGLFRVNQLGQFNAPFGKYKNPNFTNPNILRAVSEYFNESNIEFKCVDFEEAIVGIRKGDFVYFDPPYDPISDSANFTGYAKGGFNRDEQIRLKILCDQLTEKGVKLLLSNASTEFILDLYRDYNIEFIKAKRAINSNGDERGEVDEVLVRNYD; encoded by the coding sequence TTGAAAAAGAATAAATCAGTATCTCCCATTGTTAAATGGGTTGGTGGAAAAAGGCAATTGCTACCTAAGATAAAAAACTACATACCCCTAGAAATTGCGACATTTTATGAGCCATTTCTTGGTGGGGGTGCTGTCCTGTTTGATATCCAACCCTGTAATGCCGTTGTTAGTGATATCAACTCTGAACTCATCAACCTATACAAAGTAGTAAAAGATGATGTAGAATCACTAATAGAGGATTTATCTAAACATAAAAATGACTCGAGCTATTTCTACGAGATTCGTTCATTAGATCGAGATAAAAATACTTATAAAAAGCTTTCAAATATTGAACGAGCTTCCAGAATATATTATTTAAATAAGACTTGCTACAATGGGCTTTTCAGAGTTAATCAATTAGGGCAATTTAATGCGCCATTTGGAAAATATAAAAATCCCAATTTTACGAACCCTAATATCTTGAGGGCGGTTAGCGAGTATTTTAATGAATCAAATATTGAATTTAAATGTGTAGATTTTGAAGAGGCAATAGTCGGGATTAGAAAAGGTGATTTTGTTTATTTTGATCCACCCTATGATCCTATCTCTGATAGCGCTAATTTTACTGGTTATGCTAAAGGTGGGTTTAATAGAGATGAGCAAATTCGATTGAAAATACTATGCGATCAATTAACCGAAAAAGGAGTCAAGCTCCTTTTGTCAAATGCCTCAACTGAGTTTATTTTAGATTTATATAGGGATTATAATATTGAGTTTATAAAAGCAAAAAGAGCAATAAATTCAAATGGTGACGAACGAGGTGAAGTAGATGAAGTACTGGTGAGGAACTATGACTAA
- a CDS encoding LCP family protein, with product MNRQVRPADFATPVSPWRALIQRAGAGMVTIGVIAVAVLIGLALWNSPLVQGDDTKDGSPDQTQAGEQDTLLWVRTNLSTGKAEGLTLFGKSSDLGTQVLFIPTGVYSLIPGIGTDQLGNASQYGGAELMAAAVENLMGIHLDTVVSASSEDIAAWIQAGGGVQVDVPTTLTSRSGSDGTRKIIDSGDQFMTGPEVMGYLSLIQQGETEIDTFTRREVVWKALAKVLAKEDVANTVLGDQPPHLTIDRDAALVRPILSSLVEESTTYSVLPVKPVGNRSGEETHYSPDWTAIRTMTERRWAGSLPEGSTGAARPIQILNGVGEPGVGQKVDARLAGLNLRVVVSENADTFSRQTTEVVVYADDAQTRKLGEEIVAKLGVGRLVKSTQPQSVVDVSIVVGADFLAAEAQRAAEAEAAAKAEQERQAAEAAAAAQAAQTPPVAPADVQPGAPTPPAGEPGSAPGTPGAPEAPGDAPAQAPAQPGPAPTPGGPDAASPAAPGTP from the coding sequence GTGAACCGACAAGTACGTCCTGCTGATTTCGCCACACCTGTGTCACCATGGCGGGCGCTTATTCAGCGTGCCGGGGCTGGCATGGTCACCATCGGTGTCATTGCTGTGGCGGTGTTGATTGGGCTGGCATTGTGGAATAGCCCACTCGTCCAAGGTGATGACACAAAGGATGGTTCACCTGACCAAACGCAAGCAGGTGAACAAGACACTCTGTTGTGGGTTCGCACAAACTTGAGTACAGGGAAAGCCGAAGGGCTGACCCTCTTTGGCAAAAGTAGTGATCTGGGCACACAGGTGCTGTTTATCCCGACGGGTGTGTATTCCCTTATTCCTGGTATTGGGACGGACCAATTAGGCAATGCATCCCAATATGGTGGGGCAGAGCTGATGGCTGCCGCGGTAGAGAACTTGATGGGGATTCACCTAGACACGGTAGTTTCAGCGTCGAGTGAAGATATTGCCGCTTGGATTCAGGCTGGTGGCGGGGTTCAAGTTGATGTGCCCACTACGTTGACGAGCCGTTCTGGTAGCGATGGCACCCGAAAGATCATTGATTCGGGTGACCAATTTATGACGGGGCCGGAAGTGATGGGCTATCTCTCGTTGATCCAACAGGGTGAGACAGAGATTGATACTTTTACGCGGCGTGAAGTGGTGTGGAAAGCGCTTGCGAAGGTGCTGGCTAAAGAAGACGTGGCGAACACAGTGTTGGGTGACCAGCCACCCCATTTAACGATTGATCGTGATGCGGCGTTGGTTCGCCCGATTCTTTCATCCCTCGTTGAGGAAAGCACAACGTATTCGGTGCTGCCGGTCAAGCCGGTTGGGAACCGTTCGGGGGAGGAAACGCACTACAGCCCGGATTGGACGGCCATTCGCACGATGACGGAGCGTCGTTGGGCTGGGTCGTTACCTGAAGGGTCAACGGGGGCGGCACGGCCGATTCAGATTTTGAATGGGGTGGGGGAGCCTGGGGTTGGGCAAAAAGTTGATGCCCGGCTTGCGGGGTTGAACCTGCGTGTAGTGGTGAGTGAGAATGCGGATACGTTCTCGCGTCAGACCACGGAAGTTGTGGTGTATGCCGATGATGCCCAAACCCGGAAGCTGGGGGAGGAGATTGTCGCCAAGCTTGGGGTTGGCCGGCTGGTGAAGTCAACGCAGCCACAAAGTGTGGTTGATGTGTCCATCGTAGTGGGGGCAGATTTCCTGGCCGCTGAGGCACAGCGTGCTGCGGAAGCTGAGGCGGCCGCGAAGGCTGAACAAGAACGCCAGGCTGCCGAAGCGGCTGCGGCGGCCCAGGCGGCTCAAACACCGCCAGTGGCACCTGCGGATGTGCAGCCGGGTGCGCCAACTCCTCCTGCCGGTGAGCCTGGGAGTGCACCGGGTACTCCAGGTGCCCCAGAAGCGCCCGGAGATGCCCCCGCCCAGGCACCGGCTCAGCCAGGCCCAGCGCCCACACCTGGTGGGCCTGATGCGGCTTCTCCAGCGGCCCCAGGTACGCCGTAG
- the rpmA gene encoding 50S ribosomal protein L27, with protein sequence MAHKKAGGSSSNGRDSNPKYLGTKRFGGEVVTTGSILVRQRGTKIHPGENVGIGKDDTLFALVDGTVSFRHSGKRTYAEVLPVA encoded by the coding sequence ATGGCACATAAAAAGGCTGGCGGTTCGTCCTCGAACGGCCGTGATTCCAACCCTAAGTACCTTGGCACCAAGCGTTTTGGCGGCGAGGTTGTTACCACTGGTTCCATCCTGGTTCGTCAGCGTGGCACCAAGATTCACCCCGGTGAAAACGTTGGCATCGGTAAGGATGACACGTTGTTCGCATTAGTTGACGGTACGGTAAGTTTCCGTCATTCCGGTAAGCGCACGTACGCTGAGGTGCTGCCGGTCGCCTAG
- the rplU gene encoding 50S ribosomal protein L21, with the protein MFAVIATGGKQYKVAVGDEINVEKLDVDVDAAVDLPALMVVDDDDKVTVGPDTKATVKAVVVDQFKGPKLRIFHYRNKTGYRRKKGHRQNLTRIRVEAINA; encoded by the coding sequence ATGTTCGCCGTCATTGCTACCGGTGGCAAGCAGTATAAGGTCGCCGTTGGTGACGAAATCAACGTTGAGAAACTTGATGTTGATGTCGATGCCGCCGTTGATCTTCCCGCCCTCATGGTCGTAGATGACGATGACAAGGTAACGGTTGGTCCCGATACCAAGGCCACCGTTAAAGCGGTTGTTGTTGACCAGTTCAAAGGTCCCAAGCTGCGCATTTTCCACTACCGCAACAAGACCGGGTACCGTCGTAAGAAGGGTCACCGTCAGAACTTGACCCGTATTCGTGTCGAGGCTATTAACGCCTAA
- a CDS encoding Rne/Rng family ribonuclease, with product MSDSDANPTPRRSRVRPAMPQDAQRTPTPATTRRKSLRVDPFSVEPLSRPRRRTTTQETVKPSRSRKRARDDADETKAESHESSSRRSRTKGDDTQAQKSRRSRPTGSTKQKHKKDSDTAQNRRGRKQDTDATDRSKQADTQDGSSSGGRKRSRSTTSDSKPVAALPAAKAAPALPEPKRAIELDNPGSGTQTQSSSSRQTNATDGGDDRKGRRTRKRVRTSADASSDTSPQDTASSKTTMAGKGGGKRADDASSNSHDEGSSEGKRKRRPRRRKRKTGGEGKPQSTRLNKQGGRRGSSAQLSNEVRAAIDVAPPRKMLVTRRDKTTQIAVLEDRTLVEHYVTQSNEQSFVGNIYKGRVQNVLPGMEAAFVDIGKGRNGVLYAGEVLYDEADLDGEPARIESQLKPGQTVIVQVTKDPMGTKGARLTQQLSLAGRFCVLSPFDSMLGISRKLPEAERDRLRKILKGVRPEGYGLIVRTAAEGCTPEQLVADVERLVARWKRVEEKIEQAKALDMVYAEPDLVLRVIRDVFGSEHTDLIVDDEELAERIRDYLSETSPEDVSKVQVYSPDGGDGEPRSLFGDWQITAQIRRALEIKVWLKSGGYLIIEKTEAMWVIDVNTGRFVGKDNLEETILKNNIEAAIEIARQLRLRDMGGIIVIDFVDMIVPAHRDEVLKRFKAELARDKTKTRVMDISKLGLVQMTRKNVSKGLMEVFTEPTDDVIPGRRLIKKLLDE from the coding sequence ATGAGCGACTCCGACGCCAATCCCACACCTCGGCGTTCCCGGGTTCGACCGGCAATGCCTCAAGATGCACAACGTACACCAACCCCGGCAACGACCCGCCGTAAAAGCCTCCGCGTCGACCCGTTCAGTGTTGAACCACTGAGCCGACCACGCCGACGGACAACCACACAAGAAACGGTGAAACCATCCCGTTCCCGAAAACGTGCTCGTGATGACGCGGATGAGACCAAGGCCGAATCACATGAGTCATCATCACGGCGGTCTCGTACAAAGGGTGACGATACTCAAGCCCAGAAGTCGCGGCGTTCGCGGCCAACAGGCTCAACGAAGCAAAAACATAAGAAGGACAGTGATACTGCCCAGAACCGTCGTGGGCGCAAACAGGATACAGACGCCACTGACCGCTCCAAACAGGCCGACACACAGGACGGGTCATCATCGGGTGGCCGGAAACGGTCACGGTCAACAACAAGCGATTCCAAACCGGTTGCTGCCTTACCCGCGGCCAAGGCAGCACCAGCACTCCCTGAACCCAAACGCGCAATCGAACTTGATAATCCGGGATCAGGAACCCAAACGCAATCATCATCATCACGTCAGACGAATGCCACTGATGGTGGTGACGACCGTAAAGGACGTCGAACTCGCAAACGGGTGCGTACGAGTGCTGATGCATCATCAGATACATCGCCACAAGACACCGCATCAAGCAAAACCACAATGGCGGGCAAAGGTGGGGGGAAGCGAGCGGATGACGCCTCATCCAACAGCCACGATGAAGGCAGCAGTGAAGGTAAGCGGAAACGTCGTCCACGTCGCCGCAAGCGGAAAACGGGTGGGGAGGGCAAGCCCCAATCCACGCGGCTGAATAAACAAGGCGGTCGACGTGGGAGCAGCGCCCAGCTTTCCAATGAGGTTCGCGCGGCCATCGACGTGGCACCCCCACGCAAAATGTTGGTGACACGACGCGATAAAACCACCCAGATTGCGGTATTAGAGGACCGCACCCTGGTTGAGCACTATGTGACCCAAAGCAATGAACAGAGCTTTGTTGGCAATATCTATAAAGGCCGTGTACAAAATGTGCTACCCGGTATGGAAGCGGCATTTGTGGATATCGGTAAAGGCCGCAATGGGGTGCTGTACGCCGGTGAAGTCCTCTATGACGAGGCTGACCTTGACGGTGAACCGGCTCGCATTGAATCACAGCTAAAGCCAGGGCAGACCGTAATCGTGCAAGTCACTAAAGACCCGATGGGCACGAAAGGGGCGCGGCTGACCCAACAACTCAGTTTGGCTGGCCGGTTCTGTGTCCTCAGCCCCTTTGATTCCATGTTGGGTATTAGTCGCAAATTGCCTGAAGCAGAGCGGGACCGGTTACGCAAAATCTTGAAGGGGGTACGCCCGGAGGGCTACGGCTTGATCGTGCGTACCGCTGCGGAAGGATGTACTCCTGAACAGCTCGTTGCTGATGTCGAACGGCTGGTCGCGCGGTGGAAGCGTGTTGAAGAAAAGATTGAACAAGCCAAGGCCCTAGACATGGTCTACGCCGAACCCGATTTAGTGTTGCGGGTGATTCGTGACGTCTTTGGCAGTGAGCACACCGATCTGATTGTTGACGATGAGGAACTAGCCGAACGCATTCGTGACTATCTGAGTGAAACCAGCCCCGAAGATGTTTCAAAAGTTCAGGTGTATAGCCCTGACGGCGGAGACGGTGAGCCGCGCAGCCTCTTCGGGGATTGGCAAATCACCGCCCAGATTCGTCGTGCTTTAGAGATAAAGGTGTGGCTCAAGAGTGGTGGCTACCTGATTATCGAAAAGACCGAAGCCATGTGGGTCATTGATGTCAACACAGGCCGGTTCGTGGGTAAGGACAACCTCGAAGAAACAATCTTGAAGAACAATATCGAGGCGGCCATTGAGATTGCACGCCAGCTCCGTTTGCGCGACATGGGGGGCATTATCGTGATCGACTTTGTTGACATGATTGTGCCTGCCCATCGTGATGAAGTGCTGAAGCGGTTTAAGGCCGAGCTCGCCCGCGATAAAACAAAGACCCGAGTGATGGATATTTCCAAGCTTGGTCTTGTCCAGATGACCCGCAAGAATGTTTCCAAGGGACTGATGGAAGTCTTTACGGAACCAACAGATGATGTGATCCCTGGTCGTCGTCTGATTAAGAAACTCTTAGACGAATAA